Genomic window (Diabrotica undecimpunctata isolate CICGRU chromosome 6, icDiaUnde3, whole genome shotgun sequence):
atttttctttttttttacagtcacttttgtgctgTGTTATTCTTTGTTTGAGCCATTGTGAAGTTTGACCGACGTAACAACTCTAAAAATCCGAACAAGGCAACCTGTAGATAACATTGGTTTTATAAAGAATTGGAgtcttgtcttttacttttgAAAACAGTTGTCCGTTTTCtaaaacaatatatttaacatttttgATATCATTAAAGTGTTTAAATAATCTAATCGCAGAAGGGATTTAGGGATTAAATGCTTTATTAATGGCAGTTTTTTATATTGAATTGGTTGTAATGCTCCGATATTAGTGGGGCCGTCAAAAAGGTCCGAGTTAAATATCAATTCCGACTAAATGTTTTGAGGTATCCACTCAGTTATACTTAGCCCCTTAATAGCAACCATCATTTGCCTTAATAGCAAATTATGGTTGCTATTAAGGGGCTGAGTAATTCCACAATTACCTTTCTCTTTGTCTTTCATTAAACAAATTGTTGACCATCTTATTCGTTCTGTTCCTTCTTCACAAAATATATCTACTTAACTCgtttaaatgaaaattataatCCACCGATGAGTTTCAATttgtgtaataataattttagtaacacatacattaaaatttaatgtatttaatgtGAGTGTGAACGATAGTAAATTTTACTAGGATCTGGTGAATTTTTCAAGATACAAAATGTTAATTAGATGAAACAGATTGATAACGTGGCTGTAAATGAATATGTTAATGATAACTTGGTATCAACGTAACCTACTCCATATGCATATACCTATACGAAAAAGGTTTGTTTCATTTGTCTACACCGTAGACAGCTGTTGACGTAAAACAAATTATTAACAATGTTTTATACAATCGCCGAAAGAGGAAAGATAATTAAAAACAATTCCAAAAAATAAACTGTCATTTTGACTCAACTGTTGACAGTATTGCCAATAATATCTTCAAGTAAGCCTACCCAGACGTGTTCAAATGTTACGGTTAGAATATTTAACTAAAGTTAAAGAATTCTGTATTTTTTAACTCAGTCaaagattaaaataaatatagtgtTTATTTAAACGAAACCTGGTTTACCTTTAACGACCAGGAAATCAGGAATCTACCCAATCCGCACTGCATCAAGGAGTTGGGTGGATTCTAGTAATAAATGCGTAACAAAAGCCCTGTAAGTAAATATGTCGCTGCTTTAGAACAGAACTAGTCTATGTCCGAAATTACAACTTTTGAGGAGAGCAATTTGAAGTTTTTTAGAAGtttggttttaaattattttgtttttcaaacaTTAACTTTTACTTTGTGCATACTTTTCAATTAATTTAGAAACTTTTACATGACTATAAAACTAgtttttttgtttcattattttaataaaaaattaggtggACATCTACTACTGCTGCATCAGAATTATTACTATAGAAGTAGTTTATCTGGACTTATGCTAGTTCTACACTAACGATATTcttcatttttacaaaaacacgcAGTTGCTATTTAAGTAAAGCCGAATAAAGGAATGAATTAATAAATTACTcctgtttataaaaatataaatattttattaatatgttactgattacaaaataaattattaaaacagtGATTTCTTAAAATAAGTTCCCTTATGACTTTAAATTCAAGTAGAAGTCATGGTATACGGTCGGAGTGACCAATCATTTACATAGATATTTCAAGTGCTCTAATTTCTTTGTACTAATAGGTAAACTTTCAGCATTCAACACTTGCAGGTCATTATGTACTGACAAAGTTTTTCTTCTTGTCCTACGCTCAGTATAATTCTGATAAAATTCACATTatcataattatattttataaaaacagcaTTGGGGTGATCGGGCTTAACCATTATGACACGTACCTTCTGCCACTTGACCTTctctctattttaatttttgtccatTTCGTTACAAGTATGTTTTCAGAATTCAACAAAATCgtaaaattaattcatttcagTAACAATGTATGGAATCTTTCTACATGCTGTTCGTGCAATAAGGTACCACTGACTTGGCATGTATATAACAACATTTTTTGAAGCCCTCTCAATATTAGTATGTATATTATCACTATCACCGTCGTTTTGGGTATGTCCCTTTTCCAAGAAAAAGTGggatattttaattttatgtttaacaCCCAGATCTTTATACATTACGACAGCATTTCTGTTGAGATTTTAGAAAACACagttgttagaaaaaaaaaacacatttcttgtttctttttaacACAGGAAGCTGCTTCATTGGATCCTCTCGGTCCTTTTGTCCCATCCCACATGTAGCAATAACCTTCTTTTTATGAAGATTATAAATTCTCAGATTGTAAACAGAAAGCTTTCTACGATAATACAACTGAGATACATCTAAATGTGGCGTTTGAAGAACTTGTTGCGTATCAAAAACTGCTGCCAAATTGGTATGATCATTTTCACAtctcttctttgatttttcttttgtttaatcTTGCAAGCATCTCGTTCTTTAAATGGTCTTGAATTAAATCTTTCATTTCATTTCTCTCTTCTTCATTGCCGTTTTTATGTTTTTCGCATAGGTCACACAAATCCTTTATTGGTTTGAAGAATCCAAGGTTAAAATTTGtgttaaataaagatttattcaCGGACAACTTCGtgaattgttaaatatttttattaatgcattcttctttatataaatcatacatttttgtaatatttagatTTGAATCTAAATATTGCCTCTGTGTATCTTTTCGGCAATAACGGCTTTCTATCCTCGGAAACATATTGATATGATCCATCACTGACTGTTTTATTTTGTCAGATAATTTTGTAgcacattttttcttctttcatcGTCGCCAACTCTAttcagtattttattttttttggaaaatgcaGTTTTTACCATTTGATGTGAAAGACACAATGTATTCAGGAAAAACATTTCACAAACTATTTCATTTTTTTCAGAAGTACaaagataatagaaataagaCATAGACCTGCGTGATTATTTTCTACAACTACCTGTCGACGTTTCTTCATCATCTTTATGGTCAACATCATTAGTGCTGTCATCAGTTTTATAATTCCTTACTCTGGAGCGCATAATAAGGCTTCTCCTCtacattataatataataaaatcctAAGGTATAGACCAATAACAAAAATTACTATTTGCTAAAACGTAATTATAAAAGTAACCTACATAAACTAAAACGTAagttaatgaaattaaaatatttaattgtacaaacaggagctattaaaattatattaatattactaATACTTACATTGTTGTGACAGTGCCACCATTATACTTCTCacgactcagggaatctccctgtcttatcccattgccagcttcaatagggtcggttagttcttcttccacttttacttttattgtgttgttttgataaatattttcgatcgttttgattattcctagaggtatatctcttgagtacaataagtggataacgtcctttaatttgacccggtcaaatgccttcttaaggtccacgtaacatagatatgccggtttgttgtattctaattatttctcttgcacttgccttttGCCTCATTacaaatatagcgtcggtgcatgatcttccggatctgaaaccttgttgttcttctgctagtgttataatttcattcagtttatttgttatcactctAGTTGTtgattttagtgttgtgtttaataaattaattcctctgtaactttccgggtccgattggtttccctttttgaagagaggtattaagatGTTTGGTCAGTTccggtcctccgtactttaggagttcgttcggtattctgtcctctcctgatgattttctattttttaatttccttaatgctttctttacctcttcctcctcaatagttatttcttcgtttggcatcacctctggtgttggtggttcattatcgtcaccttaaAGAATTAATGAGATTAAGCatatttgtagtgaaaattattcgtTGAACACCCTTTACAATATTGCCTTATACATTTTTATCgtaaaatgaccagaaaaaaAAAGACCCAAAAGaacattttttaactttttattttccatttttcgaTCAAAAGTAATAGcaataaagttgtagacaatttaatttgctacaaataattttaataaaactttctgTGGTGTTGCTAGTTTGCGAGATACGGCACGAAAACCCTTTGCCCCCTTTTACCAATATGGCGGCCAGGGGACAAGGGTCACCACCCCACAAACTCGAACTTAAGCTTAAACTAACCACCCGcacatatcaaaaaaattaaattgcgtAATATCAAACATGTAATTTCAATGTAACTTTTTAATGGACTATTATTATAGGACGgccagtggcgcaccgaggggggttttgggggttaaacccccccccaggaccctatttcaaaactgttacttacacattttaaggactcaaaatggaggtaacctcataaaaaaaaaaaaaaattttggtgcccaaccaaaacccccccccccagaggcaaattctaggtgcgctactgaggACGGCTAGGTAGTACTATTTAACTACTGCTGAACTTCAACCATAACAAAgacattaataattatataacttGTTTTTCTGCAGTAGATAAGAGCTATTTGTTTTGTTGGTCCATATATTGCAAATTCTATCTATTAGACCCTAAGTGGGTATCGTACTTTAAAGAATGGTCTAAAAATTCCATAAAATAGAAGgtattacatttaaaaaatttgaCGATGACTTTATTACATTAGTGTATCACCCTGTATTGtagttttttgtaaattgtagAAAATTAATATTAGAAATCAACGTATTTCAACTTTtcttaaaattaattatattttagaaACTAATGAAATTATTCCGTTTATTACGGACATATTACCTAAACATAAAACACACGTTACAGAAATCGAATTCCAATGTAGATTCCTAAAAAGCGTTACTTATATACTTTCTGTGTGTGAAAATATTTAAGAGATCGTGGTTGACGTGGTTGTAAATATATGAGTTATCAAGGTTCAAATTTCTATCGCTCAAAACTTATGAAGAATATGAATATCTCAAAAATATAAATTCTAGATTTAAagcagattttaaaaatataataatatagagTTTTATACTAAAAATAACAAAGTTGGCGATGACTTCCGGCATAGCCTGTGGTGATAGCGAGCTGTAAATATTTTAGATGATAATTATCATTATGTAGTTCAGCTACAGTTAAGTATGCCAATGTACAACTTTTCATATTTCAATGCAGTTATTTTCAGAGATAAATCTAACGAGTAATCTACCTAAAATACCctatatattgaaaaatattgtaaAGATAATATTGCAGTTAAAGATTTTGtattgtaaaataatataaaattactacATATTAATATATTATCTCTTAACTGTACTATTTTTGTATAGCTGGTGGTGAATTGAAACTAAGTGGTCCGAACTAAAAAGTCTTAATAAATTCCAAGTTTTATGATTGTACACAGTAAAATTATTTTCGATAGTCTATAAAGCTGAAAAGTAATTATATTAATCAATAGCTTTCTCGTTTTATCCCAATCGTAACATCAAAATTTGTATTGTTTTAGAACTAATAAGTAGTATGagaataaaaatactttaattgtAAAAAAGCAATTCACAATAATTATTTCTGCCTGGAAAAAGGTGGAGCTGAGTTGGCTGACTGACCAGAAATAACTGGCCACTAATCAAAGAAGAATATTAGACAGTATAAAAAACAGCTGCCAATGACATTGACACATAAGTCTGatttgtgtgttgtgtgtttcATTGAGATTCGTAGGTTAAGATCGATTAAAAGAGGGCATAACTTTTAAAATTCAAGTGTAAATATGATGTGAAACTACATAAATTCTTGTGTGAGAGACTCTGTCTGAAAACAACTAAAGATGTGTCATTAAAAGTATACATTAAAAAAGATGACGTTGGCGTTAGTGTACACCAGAAAAATTACTTACGTGTATATGCATAGATGATTACAAGTGATGATTCCCCCAAAGGATTGGAGAAAAGCTTTAAAATCACAACCAGCTTATAGAATTGTTAATAGGACAATATGTTGCCAGACGTTCTTTGTGTATTCAGTGGGCCTAACaggaataattttattatttttcttatacacACATTCTTCAACTGGTACCAGTAGTTCATATTATAGAAGAAGTAATTATAATTATACCTATCCAATAACTAGGCCGATAAAGACAAAAACTATGCACACTTTCAGAATAGGTATAATTGCAGATTTAGATCAAAGTTCACATAGTAAAAAAGAATCGGATACTTGGTATTCATACTTCAAAACTGGATATTTAACATACAATCCTCAAACACATCATGTAGTAGTTAATTGGGATCAAAAGGAAGCAGACATGCTTAAAACAAGTTATGCTCTTAAAGGACGAGGGTTAGAGTTGTCAGAATTGGTTACATTTGATGGTAAATTATTAACATTTGATGATAGAACTGGCCTAGTGTTTGAATTAGTGAATAACAAAATAATTCCTTGGTTAATTCTTATGGATGGTAATGGAAAAACTCAAAAAGGTTTTAAGTCAGAATGGGCTACTGTTAGGGATGAAGTTCTTTATGTAGGGTCAATAGGAAAAGAATGGACAAGTGCAGATGGGGAATTTGTAAATAACGATCCACAATATATAAAAACCATCACCAAAGAGGGCCACATCAACCACATAAATTGGGTCGAAGAATATAATAGATTAAGAGGTATAATTGGAATAAAGTGGCCTGGTTATATGATCCATGAAAGTGGACTTTGGTCAGCTGTACATAAGAGATGGTTTTTCCTACCAAGACGGTGCAGTAAGGAAAAATATAATGAGAGTTTAGATGAACATAGAGGATGTTCAGTGCTTATTACAGCTGATGCAAATGTTAATGATGTGAATGTGATAGA
Coding sequences:
- the LOC140443409 gene encoding soluble calcium-activated nucleotidase 1, which produces MIPPKDWRKALKSQPAYRIVNRTICCQTFFVYSVGLTGIILLFFLYTHSSTGTSSSYYRRSNYNYTYPITRPIKTKTMHTFRIGIIADLDQSSHSKKESDTWYSYFKTGYLTYNPQTHHVVVNWDQKEADMLKTSYALKGRGLELSELVTFDGKLLTFDDRTGLVFELVNNKIIPWLILMDGNGKTQKGFKSEWATVRDEVLYVGSIGKEWTSADGEFVNNDPQYIKTITKEGHINHINWVEEYNRLRGIIGIKWPGYMIHESGLWSAVHKRWFFLPRRCSKEKYNESLDEHRGCSVLITADANVNDVNVIEIGNAKPTRGFSSFKFVPTSNDQVIVALRTEELNGNTATYITAFTIDGHMLLEDEHIADDKYEGFEFI